A part of Arachis hypogaea cultivar Tifrunner chromosome 12, arahy.Tifrunner.gnm2.J5K5, whole genome shotgun sequence genomic DNA contains:
- the LOC114923995 gene encoding putative UPF0481 protein At3g02645 yields MATAATAAHSTLIPPLFDILNHVIVDKDLEDLTLSGDHMIYTVPSKLRNMDEVAFTPQWISIGPIHFGKEELSEMQKLKCMYFQDFWARFNEEAITIMKEYKGFLESEVQKIKECYAQQKFPGICNEKLVEIVLLDAVFIVEHLLTERQYADECMLTNYVRKGIQRDLLLLENQLPFYVLEELYNKVPASRDFPVCEFLTLALLYFKSLSLYARYSISRYDVVHFLDFVWRCCVPDEQYLNFEELFAEHAILQVNASKLYEAGVSFKCADDSCLVDVTFGTMRPFNGNLLCLGCLPSSCLENFKALLMLPPFKVDNATVTVLKNLMAYEQNRYLETPFITSYVSLWCSLVHTKEDVELLVEKECIIREQVSDKEVVNLVKELSKHVISSKTCYHQVITELTLHTKSGWKKAMGTVMRVYFRDTWRGSSTIVGICVLIFTVVSFYRNIHAIVSKQN; encoded by the coding sequence ATGGCCACTGCTGCTACTGCTGCTCATTCAACATTGATTCCACCATTATTTGACATTTTGAATCACGTGATCGTTGATAAAGACCTTGAAGACTTGACTCTATCTGGTGATCACATGATCTACACGGTTCCTTCCAAACTTAGGAATATGGATGAAGTAGCTTTCACCCCTCAGTGGATCTCAATAGGACCCATTCACTTCGGCAAAGAAGAGCTGAGCGAAATGCAAAAGCTAAAGTGTATGTACTTCCAGGACTTTTGGGCGCGTTTCAACGAGGAAGCCATTACCATTATGAAGGAATACAAAGGTTTCCTTGAAAGTGAagttcaaaaaataaaagagtgctatGCGCAGCAGAAGTTCCCAGGGATATGCAATGAAAAATTAGTGGAAATAGTGCTGCTAGATGCTGTGTTCATCGTGGAGCACCTACTGACGGAGAGACAATATGCTGATGAATGTATGTTAACCAACTACGTTAGAAAAGGTATCCAGAGGGACTTACTGCTTCTTGAGAATCAGCTTCCATTCTATGTGTTGGAGGAACTCTATAATAAAGTCCCAGCCAGCAGAGATTTTCCTGTTTGCGAATTTCTAACACTTGCCCTCCTTTACTTCAAATCTCTTAGTCTGTACGCGAGATATTCAATAAGTAGATATGACGTAGTTCATTTCCTGGATTTTGtttggaggtgctgtgttcccgATGAGCAGTATCTGAACTTCGAAGAATtgtttgcagagcatgcaattTTGCAAGTGAACGCAAGCAAGTTGTATGAGGCTGGGGTAAGTTTTAAGTGTGCTGATGATAGTTGCCTGGTTGACGTAACATTCGGGACGATGCGGCCATTCAACGGCAATTTACTTTGCTTGGGTTGCTTGCCATCATCATGCTTGGAGAATTTCAAAGCTCTATTGATGCTCCCGCCGTTTAAAGTTGATAATGCAACAGTAACTGTTCTGAAGAACTTAATGGCCTATGAGCAGAATCGTTATCTGGAAACACCTTTCATCACCAGCTACGTGTCTCTGTGGTGCTCGCTCGTTCACACCAAAGAAGATGTAGAGTTGCTGGTGGAGAAAGAATGCATTATCCGAGAACAGGTGAGTGATAAGGAAGTGGTGAATCTGGTGAAGGAGCTTTCTAAGCATGTCATTTCCAGTAAGACGTGCTACCATCAAGTCATAACAGAACTCACACTCCACACCAAGAGTGGCTGGAAAAAGGCCATGGGAACAGTCATGAGAGTGTATTTCCGTGACACTTGGAGAGGCAGTTCCACCATTGTCGGCATTTGTGTCCTTATCTTCACCGTCGTCAGCTTCTATCGGAATATTCATGCTATAGTTTCTAAACAAAACTAA
- the LOC112726727 gene encoding argininosuccinate lyase, chloroplastic isoform X2, whose translation MGRLQGVEYGCRDVVIHRIKLEWVSHGDNVHVHPTGLFASVGQAGFGFGISPNPPPARDNAAKLPLANSSMKNVLIPDDFGFQTTTRFQGFLLSGEHEEAATEVVHLSRLGEEWVLWTSEEFGFITPSDSISTGSSIMPHKKNPDPMELVRGKSARVIGDLVTLLTLCKGLPHAYNRDLQEDKEPVFDSVKTILGMLEVSAEFALNIIFNRDRIQNALPAGHLDATTLADYLVNKRVFCSELIEMATQ comes from the exons ATGGGAAGGCTGCAAGGTGTTGAATATGGCTGCAGAGATGTAGTAATACACAGAATAAAATTAGAATGGGTATCACATGGGGATAACGTTCATGTTCATCCAACTGGCCTATTTGCAAGTGTTGGTCAAGCAGGGTTTGGCTTTGGTATTTCACCAAATCCACCACCTGCTCGAGACAATGCCGCAAAACTCCCCTTGGCTAATTCTTCCATGAAGAACGTGTTGATACCTGATGATTTTGGTTTTCAAACTACAACAAGGTTTCAAGGATTTTTGTTGAGTGGTGAGCATGAAGAAGCTGCAACTGAAG TGGTGCATCTTTCTCGGCTTGGTGAAGAATGGGTGTTGTGGACTTCTGAGGAGTTTGGATTTATCACTCCAAGTGACTCTATCTCTACAGGGAGTAGTATAATGCCTCACAAAAAGAATCCAGACCCAATGGAGCTAGTCCGTGGAAAGTCTGCTAGGGTCATAGGAGATTTGGTTACTTTGCTTACATTATGCAAAGGGCTCCCTCATGCATACAATCGTGATTTGCAG GAAGACAAAGAACCAGTATTTGACAGTGTTAAAACTATTTTGGGGATGCTTGAGGTGTCAGCGGAGTTTGCACTGAACATCATCTTCAATCGGGACAGAATACAAAATGCTTTACCTGCTGGTCATCTTGATGCAACAACACTTGCCGATTACCTTGTTAACAAG CGTGTCTTTTGTAGTGAGTTGATAGAAATGGCAACGCAATAG
- the LOC112726727 gene encoding uncharacterized protein isoform X1: MGRLQGVEYGCRDVVIHRIKLEWVSHGDNVHVHPTGLFASVGQAGFGFGISPNPPPARDNAAKLPLANSSMKNVLIPDDFGFQTTTRFQGFLLSGEHEEAATEVVHLSRLGEEWVLWTSEEFGFITPSDSISTGSSIMPHKKNPDPMELVRGKSARVIGDLVTLLTLCKGLPHAYNRDLQEDKEPVFDSVKTILGMLEVSAEFALNIIFNRDRIQNALPAGHLDATTLADYLVNKSSLESSLINQHKRRDITLRKQAQTQSEWVVTTN; the protein is encoded by the exons ATGGGAAGGCTGCAAGGTGTTGAATATGGCTGCAGAGATGTAGTAATACACAGAATAAAATTAGAATGGGTATCACATGGGGATAACGTTCATGTTCATCCAACTGGCCTATTTGCAAGTGTTGGTCAAGCAGGGTTTGGCTTTGGTATTTCACCAAATCCACCACCTGCTCGAGACAATGCCGCAAAACTCCCCTTGGCTAATTCTTCCATGAAGAACGTGTTGATACCTGATGATTTTGGTTTTCAAACTACAACAAGGTTTCAAGGATTTTTGTTGAGTGGTGAGCATGAAGAAGCTGCAACTGAAG TGGTGCATCTTTCTCGGCTTGGTGAAGAATGGGTGTTGTGGACTTCTGAGGAGTTTGGATTTATCACTCCAAGTGACTCTATCTCTACAGGGAGTAGTATAATGCCTCACAAAAAGAATCCAGACCCAATGGAGCTAGTCCGTGGAAAGTCTGCTAGGGTCATAGGAGATTTGGTTACTTTGCTTACATTATGCAAAGGGCTCCCTCATGCATACAATCGTGATTTGCAG GAAGACAAAGAACCAGTATTTGACAGTGTTAAAACTATTTTGGGGATGCTTGAGGTGTCAGCGGAGTTTGCACTGAACATCATCTTCAATCGGGACAGAATACAAAATGCTTTACCTGCTGGTCATCTTGATGCAACAACACTTGCCGATTACCTTGTTAACAAG TCTTCACTTGAGTCATCACTCATCAACCAACATAAAAGAAGAGACATTACACTAAGGAAACAAGCTCAGACACAGAGTGAGTGGGTCGTCACTACTAATTAA
- the LOC140176615 gene encoding uncharacterized protein, with product MRKFECQYCLKEFANLQALGGHQNAHKEKRMKTKRLQLQARKATINYYLQQPNFPNNNHHDFSYHNHNHNNSNTPWFYNPSSYNYYYDFTICEKSQISFNIEDQDSNFLVEKASNSNWYSSLPSSYQAAAFSPQDSCIFNFSNTSTDKSHRSNNKALDLQLGFNLQSNTKGA from the exons ATGAGAAAGTTTGAGTGCCAATACTGTTTGAAGGAATTTGCAAATTTACAAGCACTTGGAGGGCACCAAAATGCTCACAAAGAAAAGAGGATGAAGACGAAAAGGTTGCAGCTTCAAGCAAGAAAAGCCACCATAAACTACTATCTTCAACAGCCCAATTTCCCAAACAACAATCATCATGATTTTTCTtaccataatcataatcataataacAGTAACACACCTTGGTTCTATAATCCTTCTTCTTACAACTACTATTATGACTTCACAATTTGTGAAAAATCCCAAATTAGCTTCAACATCGAAGATCAAGATTCAAACTTTTTGGTTGAGAAAGCATCAAATAGTAATTGGTATTCATCTCTGCCATCATCATATCAAGCTGCTGCTTTTTCACCACAAGATTCTTGCATATTCAATTTCTCTAATACTAGTAcagata AAAGTCATAGAAGTAATAACAAAGCTTTGGATCTTCAATTAGGCTTCAATTTGCAGTCAAATACAAAAGGGGCCTAA